The following coding sequences are from one Pelecanus crispus isolate bPelCri1 chromosome 15, bPelCri1.pri, whole genome shotgun sequence window:
- the SDHB gene encoding succinate dehydrogenase [ubiquinone] iron-sulfur subunit, mitochondrial isoform X2 produces MAAAVVGVSLRRGVPARLLRAGPRPVRSLEAQEGMCRGAQTAAAVAPRIKKFAIYRWDPDKPGDKPRMQTYEVDLNKCGPMVLDALIKIKNEMDSTLTFRRSCREGICGSCAMNIAGGNTLACIKRIDPDLNKITKIYPLPHMYVVKDLVPDLSNFYAQYKSIEPYLKKKDESKQGKEQYLQSIEDRQKLDGLYECILCACCSTSCPSYWWNGDKYLGPAVLMQAYRWMIDSRDDYTEERLAQLQDPFSLYRCHTIMNCTRTCPKGLNPGKAIAEIKKMMATYKEKATAA; encoded by the exons atggcggcggccgTGGTGGGAGTCTCCTTGAGGCGCGGCGTCCCTGCCCGGCTCCTGCGGGCCGGCCCGCGGCCGGTGAGGAGTCTGGA GGCGCAGGAGGGG ATGTGCCGGGGAGCGCAGACAGCAGCTGCAGTGGCGCCCCGTATCAAGAAGTTTGCAATCTACAGATGGGATCCTGATAAGCCTGGGGACAAGCCCCGCATGCAGACGTACGAAGTGGATTTGAATAA aTGTGGGCCTATGGTGCTTGATGCTCTGATCAAGATTAAAAATGAGATGGACTCCACTCTGACCTTCCGCAGATCGTGTAGGGAAG GCATCTGCGGCTCTTGCGCCATGAACATTGCTGGTGGAAACACGCTGGCCTGTATCAAAAGAATTGACCCTGATCTCAACAAGATCACTAAAATCTACCCTCTCCCCCACATGTATGTGGTGAAGGACCTTGTTCCA GACCTGAGTAACTTCTATGCACAGTACAAATCCATCGAGCCTTACCTGAAGAAGAAGGATGAGTCGAAACAGGGCAAGGAGCAATACCTGCAGTCCATAGAAGACCGTCAGAAACTG GACGGACTCTACGAGTGCATCCTGTGCgcctgctgcagcaccagctgtCCCAGTTACTGGTGGAACGGGGACAAGTACTTGGGTCCTGCCGTACTGATGCAG GCCTATCGCTGGATGATTGACTCCAGAGATGACTACACAGAGGAGCGCCTGGCACAGCTTCAAGACCCATTTTCTCTCTACCGTTGTCACACTATCATGAATTGCACGAGGACTTGCCCTAAG ggTTTGAACCCCGGCAAAGCGATTGCTGAGATCAAGAAGATGATGGCAACTTACAAAGAGAAGGCGACCGCTGCATAA
- the SDHB gene encoding succinate dehydrogenase [ubiquinone] iron-sulfur subunit, mitochondrial isoform X1, which translates to MAAAVVGVSLRRGVPARLLRAGPRPMCRGAQTAAAVAPRIKKFAIYRWDPDKPGDKPRMQTYEVDLNKCGPMVLDALIKIKNEMDSTLTFRRSCREGICGSCAMNIAGGNTLACIKRIDPDLNKITKIYPLPHMYVVKDLVPDLSNFYAQYKSIEPYLKKKDESKQGKEQYLQSIEDRQKLDGLYECILCACCSTSCPSYWWNGDKYLGPAVLMQAYRWMIDSRDDYTEERLAQLQDPFSLYRCHTIMNCTRTCPKGLNPGKAIAEIKKMMATYKEKATAA; encoded by the exons atggcggcggccgTGGTGGGAGTCTCCTTGAGGCGCGGCGTCCCTGCCCGGCTCCTGCGGGCCGGCCCGCGGCCG ATGTGCCGGGGAGCGCAGACAGCAGCTGCAGTGGCGCCCCGTATCAAGAAGTTTGCAATCTACAGATGGGATCCTGATAAGCCTGGGGACAAGCCCCGCATGCAGACGTACGAAGTGGATTTGAATAA aTGTGGGCCTATGGTGCTTGATGCTCTGATCAAGATTAAAAATGAGATGGACTCCACTCTGACCTTCCGCAGATCGTGTAGGGAAG GCATCTGCGGCTCTTGCGCCATGAACATTGCTGGTGGAAACACGCTGGCCTGTATCAAAAGAATTGACCCTGATCTCAACAAGATCACTAAAATCTACCCTCTCCCCCACATGTATGTGGTGAAGGACCTTGTTCCA GACCTGAGTAACTTCTATGCACAGTACAAATCCATCGAGCCTTACCTGAAGAAGAAGGATGAGTCGAAACAGGGCAAGGAGCAATACCTGCAGTCCATAGAAGACCGTCAGAAACTG GACGGACTCTACGAGTGCATCCTGTGCgcctgctgcagcaccagctgtCCCAGTTACTGGTGGAACGGGGACAAGTACTTGGGTCCTGCCGTACTGATGCAG GCCTATCGCTGGATGATTGACTCCAGAGATGACTACACAGAGGAGCGCCTGGCACAGCTTCAAGACCCATTTTCTCTCTACCGTTGTCACACTATCATGAATTGCACGAGGACTTGCCCTAAG ggTTTGAACCCCGGCAAAGCGATTGCTGAGATCAAGAAGATGATGGCAACTTACAAAGAGAAGGCGACCGCTGCATAA